In a genomic window of Luteitalea sp.:
- a CDS encoding LytTR family transcriptional regulator, which yields MRDPWLARIAVKEDEGLRFVPVDEILWIEAANKYVVLHTSHQRHVARETIQSLARHLDPSRFVRVHRSILVRKGAVRGLNPLFHGDYLLRLVDGTQLTLSRTFRDAFFTAMRR from the coding sequence ATCAGGGATCCGTGGCTCGCGCGGATTGCCGTGAAGGAGGACGAGGGCCTCAGGTTCGTTCCGGTGGACGAGATCCTGTGGATCGAGGCTGCGAACAAATACGTCGTCCTCCATACGTCACATCAGCGGCACGTCGCGCGCGAGACCATCCAGAGTCTCGCCCGACACCTCGATCCCTCCCGGTTTGTCCGCGTCCATCGCTCGATCCTCGTTCGCAAGGGCGCCGTTCGCGGCTTGAACCCACTGTTTCACGGCGACTACCTCCTCCGTTTGGTCGACGGCACACAGCTCACCCTCAGTCGCACCTTTCGGGACGCCTTCTTCACTGCCATGCGCCGTTGA
- a CDS encoding PQQ-binding-like beta-propeller repeat protein — MMKLRVPLGLLIGFLLGGSMAGPRAQVAPEVRWPSFRGVDATGVAETGNPPARWDVENGRNVAWTTPIPGVGHSSPIVWGDRVFVTTAVMLEDDARRDAPAENAKPAPAANPLEAPVTDNDKPHAWRLYCLDRKDGRVLWERTAHQGIPRIKRHPKTTHASATPASDGVHVVAMMGSEGLYAYDFDGRQLWKQDLGALDVGLVEDPTDQWGPASSPIIHGGRVIVQNDRHKNSFVAPFDVKTGREVWRVDRDELPAWSTPVVHPSAEPRLITNSPHFIRGHDPETGKELWRVPAEAEVKVVTPVIAGDLIIVTGGWPLGGQPIFGIRAATGEVEWKVDRGSTYTTTPIVYQGILCIVADNGVLAAYDVKTGERLYQQRIARDAGGFSASPVAAAGRVYFTSEDGVVYVARAGKVFELLARNDMPEMCLATPAITGDMLIVRTRGHLYALRES, encoded by the coding sequence ATGATGAAGCTGCGAGTACCGCTGGGGCTGCTGATAGGGTTTCTGCTCGGCGGGAGCATGGCCGGGCCGCGTGCCCAGGTCGCGCCAGAAGTGCGCTGGCCGTCGTTCCGTGGCGTTGATGCCACTGGTGTCGCAGAGACGGGGAACCCGCCCGCGCGCTGGGACGTCGAGAATGGGCGCAACGTCGCTTGGACAACGCCGATTCCAGGGGTCGGTCATTCGAGCCCGATTGTGTGGGGCGACCGGGTGTTCGTGACGACCGCCGTCATGCTCGAGGACGACGCACGCCGAGACGCGCCAGCGGAGAACGCCAAACCTGCGCCGGCAGCCAATCCACTCGAGGCTCCTGTCACCGACAACGACAAACCGCACGCTTGGCGGCTGTACTGTCTCGATCGGAAGGATGGCCGGGTGCTGTGGGAACGTACCGCCCACCAAGGCATCCCACGAATCAAACGGCACCCCAAGACGACGCACGCGTCGGCGACGCCGGCGAGCGATGGTGTCCATGTCGTCGCAATGATGGGATCGGAGGGGCTCTACGCCTACGACTTCGACGGGCGGCAGCTATGGAAGCAGGACCTTGGTGCCCTCGATGTCGGCCTTGTCGAGGATCCCACCGATCAGTGGGGACCGGCAAGCTCTCCGATCATTCACGGTGGGCGCGTGATTGTGCAGAACGACCGGCACAAGAACTCGTTCGTGGCCCCGTTCGACGTCAAGACAGGGAGAGAAGTGTGGCGCGTCGATCGCGACGAGCTGCCGGCATGGAGCACACCCGTCGTGCACCCGAGCGCCGAGCCGAGGCTCATCACGAACTCACCACATTTCATTCGCGGCCACGATCCCGAGACGGGCAAAGAGCTGTGGCGAGTCCCCGCTGAAGCCGAGGTCAAGGTCGTGACGCCGGTGATTGCCGGCGACCTCATCATCGTGACCGGCGGCTGGCCACTCGGCGGGCAGCCAATTTTTGGCATTCGGGCCGCCACGGGCGAGGTGGAGTGGAAAGTGGACCGTGGCTCAACGTATACGACCACACCGATCGTCTACCAAGGCATCCTCTGCATCGTCGCCGACAATGGCGTCCTGGCGGCGTACGACGTGAAGACCGGTGAGCGCCTGTACCAGCAGAGAATTGCCAGGGATGCAGGCGGTTTCAGCGCCTCACCGGTTGCCGCCGCCGGGCGCGTCTACTTCACGAGCGAGGACGGCGTCGTCTACGTGGCGCGCGCGGGCAAGGTGTTCGAGCTGCTCGCACGAAACGACATGCCGGAGATGTGCCTGGCGACGCCTGCGATCACCGGCGACATGTTGATCGTCAGGACTCGCGGGCACCTCTACGCCCTTCGCGAATCGTGA